One Chanodichthys erythropterus isolate Z2021 chromosome 10, ASM2448905v1, whole genome shotgun sequence DNA segment encodes these proteins:
- the rrbp1b gene encoding ribosome-binding protein 1b: MDVYDPQTLGIVVFGGFMVFSAIGITLVSTFSMKETSYEEALAKQRQDSGKTQPQRSDKKKKTSEKKSKAKKKEEKPNGNLPDSEPEPESIPEPVVDNSEPKALTQVEPEPQPEPVPVPEPEPEVKPKPVVPEPAPKIVACAAPPTVSAVVAPLAPSPKEKKKKKVAKVEPAPVKPVEVPEVVVKAEPVVAEVAVKAAVAPEVVAPPKAEEPKTEAPTKKKSKKKAEPVVSAETVDVPQPSPYKTLVSSLNSASFSESETQKLFEIISKKAGKDSWQLASQKGDPLAALKKQLEEKEKQLTAEQGNVAAAKNRVKELTKELSSAKSKMTSVETRMSSELSTRGQEIAALQTLMQTSYQEHINEKQQLNGKIQSLQEQLENGPNAQLARLQQENSILRDALNQATSQAESRQNAELAKLRQDCVRLNRELNERTATQHAEEERRKTLETKMAAAEEKLAQTQASHVEAEHSLQQKLDRVCEELREAQHGSTTLQAQVEAAKEQTKTLTELQERMLVTEKELKDRCEELEILRAQLSQTQQVTEEKPSVETDSTVQAEIQKINCEEVEQLRSSLKERENQLTSLEAELSQLKEELDTAKRAQAEETQNRVNEADTERREYTAEIDQLKTSLKEKEDLVASLQAQLEKMESADTVEAEPPFENLEKDARMISLEEELQQIKEEMERVKAKSNELRDKNYAAVEALAAAERLSEERLSQAKAAQSEVEQQLSSFQTDTRNAFQTLFPHISIEMHQTNWLETFTHEAQTTLTQNQQSPAEQQHIMSSSDVTDLQQKLAQSEERQRTLQAECEQYRSTLSETESMLLVLQKSVEDGELMWKAKISDAEQQKQTALDQVKVLEETINAERQDTDQLKGQMMLLEAQLEKQLESITISQTYADEMSQLKALLSETQVQLVSAKAEAQEQRAELSLVKTQLEEATNKPLTKEDTRQQVANNYEQAQMCVRDLEAQLEELKAAGEGPTEELKERLEKEKKLTQDLAQATSELLKSSQEELDKEKESVKNLQEQLQDKETEESKEGTSMAARIVLQKQLHCALLNAKLSTFLTGIRSCWALSYSRSHEEFTSKRVRRKFIDFFKEGYEHRVVPSSSVRPRGDPSLLFVNAGMNQFKPILLGCVDPRSEMASYRRVVNSQKCVRAGGKHNDLEDVGKDMYHHTFFEMLGNWSFGDYFKVEACAMAWRLLTEEYGIPAERLYVSYFSGDLANGLPADEETRQIWLSIGVQPDHLLPFGMKDNFWEMGETGPCGPCTEIHYDHVGNRNAASLVNADSPDVVEIWNLVFMQYNREGSGSLRALPQCSVDTGMGLERLVTVLQGKRSNYDTDLFTPLLSAIHQCSKAPAYQGKAGEADAGQVDMAYRVVADHIRTICVCIADGVYPGMTGAELVLRRILRRAVRFSTEVLQAPEGALASLVPTVAHILGDAYPELKTESQRIMDLINQNEAQFLSSLKQGRRVIDRTLSNMDEDSAVFPASVAWSLHRNLGFPLDLIDLMLEERGKMVDKKEIEVLEDEYEKLRFQSEEDDGDRVDQLDLHSLAELQSRGVPHTDDSLKYCYSLGSDGQYDFEPCRASVLALYHEGSLVSEVREGQRCGVILDRTCFYAEQGGQAHDQGYFTKDGLQDVLFPVNCVRLAGGYVVHQVTAAETLRTGDQVHLHVDEAQRLGCMVKHTATHVLNFALRELLGPSVSQRGSHCTASRLRFDFSVKGSLSVSELQQVEGLVQNIIRQNAEVHIEEVPLSRAKQIPGLRTVDEVYPDPVRVVSVAVPISDLLTSNTGGQSSVELCCGTHLLRTGAIGDFVIVSERQMVKGISRIIAVTGDEAKKAREAGQAMEEELESLAVRVGVPSVPSIPAAQRLSKEIGLLMNVVDNTPIPQWHRRGLQTRLKAMQKSSNTAIRKLEINEANLKAKELLNKHSNKTVLVDLIQTDSMSVLMKTVLKLSKSTPDSLVMLFSQLQLSGKLIFACQVPKGSTGGSAIEWALHVCTRLGGNADGSNEVAKGVGNPAKDADVTEILQWAEEFAHNKIRNAS, from the exons ATGGATGTGTACGACCCTCAAACTTTGGGAATTGTGGTGTTTGGTGGCTTCATGGTGTTCTCCGCCATTGGCATTACGCTCGTTTCAACTTTTTCCATGAAGGAGACATCTTACGAAGAAGCCCTGGCCAAACAACGGCAAGACTCCGGCAAGACCCAACCCCAGCGCTctgacaaaaagaaaaagacatcTGAAAAGAAAAGCAAGGCCAAAAAGAAGGAGGAGAAACCAAATGGAAACCTTCCAGACTCTGAGCCTGAGCCCGAGTCCATCCCTGAACCTGTGGTAGATAACAGTGAGCCCAAAGCATTAACCCAAGTTGAACCAGAACCCCAACCTGAACCTGTGCCTGTTCCTGAGCCTGAACCTGAAGTTAAGCCCAAGCCAGTTGTACCTGAACCAGCTCCTAAGATTGTTGCATGTGCTGCCCCTCCCACTGTAAGTGCTGTGGTGGCCCCACTTGCTCCTTCCccaaaagagaagaaaaagaagaaggtGGCCAAAGTGGAACCGGCCCCCGTCAAGCCTGTGGAGGTCCCAGAAGTTGTAGTCAAGGCGGAACCAGTGGTTGCAGAGGTGGCGGTGAAAGCAGCAGTTGCTCCTGAGGTTGTTGCTCCCCCTAAAGCTGAAGAACCCAAAACTGAAGCTCCAACCAAGAAGAAGTCTAAGAAGAAGGCTGAGCCAG TGGTTTCTGCGGAAACGGTCGATGTCCCCCAGCCATCACCATATAAAACTCTGGTCTCCAGTCTGAATAGTGCTTCGTTCAGCGAATCTGAGACACAGAAACTCTTTGAGATCATCAGCAAGAAGGCAGGAAAGGACTCCTGGCAACTG GCATCTCAGAAGGGTGACCCCTTGGCGGCATTGAAGAAGCAGCTGGAGGAGAAGGAAAAGCAGTTGACTGCTGAGCAGGGCAATGTAGCTGCAGCCAAAAACCGTGTCAAAGAGCTAACCAAG GAGCTGAGCTCTGCAAAGAGCAAGATGACATCCGTAGAGACCCGTATGAGCTCTGAGCTGAGCACCCGTGGCCAGGAGATCGCAGCTTTACAGACTCTTATGCAGACTTCCTACCAGGAGCACATCAACGAAAAACAACAGCTCAACGGCAAG ATCCAAAGCCTGCAAGAGCAGTTAGAGAATGGACCGAATGCTCAGCTGGCCCGTCTGCAGCAAGAAAACTCTATTCTCAGAGATGCCCTCAATCAAGCCACTAGCCAGGCTGAAAGCAG GCAGAATGCAGAGTTGGCAAAATTGCGTCAGGATTGTGTGCGCCTAAACCGAGAGCTGAATGAGCGCACAGCTACTCAGCATGCTGAGGAAGAGCGCAGGAAGACTCTTGAAACCAAGATGGCCGCTGCTGAAGAAAAGCTAGCGCAAACACAA GCGTCCCATGTAGAGGCAGAACATTCTCTGCAGCAGAAGTTGGATCGAGTCTGTGAAGAACTCCGTGAGGCTCAGCACGGCAGCACCACCCTACAGGCTCAAGTAGAGGCAGCAAAAGAGCAAACCAAGACCCTTACTG AACTCCAGGAGCGTATGCTTGTTACAGAAAAAGAGCTGAAAGACAGATGTGAAGAGCTGGAGATATTGAGAGCACAACTGTCTCAGACACAACAGGTTACTGAGGAAAAGCCCTCTGTGGAAACAGATTCAACAGTACAGGCTGAGATCCAG AAGATCAACTGCGAGGAGGTTGAACAGTTAAGGAGCAG TCTGAAAGAGAGGGAGAACCAGCTGACATCACTGGAGGCGGAGCTTAGTCAGCTAAAGGAGGAGCTTGACACAGCAAAGAGAGCTCAGGCTGAGGAAACTCAGAATAG GGTAAATGAGGCGGACACAGAACGGAGGGAATACACAGCTGAGATCGACCAACTTAAAACTAG TCTGAAAGAAAAGGAAGATTTGGTGGCTTCTCTACAGGCTCAGCTGGAAAAGATGGAAAGT GCTGATACAGTTGAAGCCGAGCCACCATTTGAGAA TCTGGAGAAGGACGCACGCATGATCTCGCTGGAGGAGGAACTTCAACAGATTAAAGAAGAGATGGAGCGAGTAAAGGCCAAGagcaac GAACTGCGAGATAAAAACTATGCTGCGGTGGAGGCCCTAGCTGCTGCTGAGAGGCTGAGTGAAGAAAGACTGAGCCAAGCCAAGGCCGCACAG AGTGAAGTTGAGCAGCAGCTGAGCTCTTTCCAGACAGACACCAGAAACGCTTTCCAGACGCTCTTCCCTCACATCAGCATAGAAATGCATCAG ACAAACTGGCTGGAAACATTCACACATGAAGCACAGACGACCCTGACACAAAATCAGCAGAGTCCAGCAGAACAGCAGCACATAATGTCAAGCTCAGATGTAACG GATCTGCAGCAGAAACTCGCCCAATCAGAGGAGAGACAGAGGACACTTCAGGCTGAGTGTGAGCAGTACAGGTCAACTCTCAGTGAAACG GAGAGCATGCTGCTAGTTCTGCAGAAGAGTGTGGAGGACGGTGAGCTCATGTGGAAGGCAAAGATTTCAGATGCTGAGCAGCAAAAACAGACG GCTCTGGATCAGGTGAAGGTGCTGGAGGAGACGATAAATGCGGAAAGACAGGACACGGATCAG CTGAAGGGGCAGATGATGCTTTTAGAAGCCCAGCTGGAGAAACAACTGGAGTCCATAACCATCAGTCAGACGTACGCAGACGAAATGTCTCAG CTGAAGGCATTGTTATCAGAAACTCAGGTCCAGCTGGTATCAGCCAAAGCAGAGGCTCAGGAACAGAGAGCAGAACTTTCACTG GTGAAAACACAGCTGGAGGAGGCAACAAATAAACCGCTGACAAAAGAGGACACTCGACAGCAGGTTGCAAACAACTATGAACAG GCGCAGATGTGCGTCAGGGATCTCGAGGCTCAGCTAGAAGAGTTGAAAGCTGCTGGAGAAGGACCAACTGAAGAGCTAAAG GAGAGACTGGAGAAAGAGAAGAAGCTGACGCAAGACCTCGCCCAGGCCACCTCTGAACTCCTGAAGAGCTCTCAGGAAGAGCTggacaaagagaaagagagtgtgAAGAACCTGCAGGAACAGTTACAGGACAAG GAAACTGAAGAGTCAAAAGAAGGAACATCT ATGGCTGCGCGCATAGTGCTGCAGAAGCAGCTCCACTGTGcacttttaaatgcaaaattaaGCACTTTTTTGACGGGAATAAGAAGCTGTTGGGCCCTGTCCTACTCAAGATCTCATGAAGAATTCACATCTAAAAGAGTACGGCGGAAGTTTATCGACTTTTTCAAGGAAGGTTATGAACACCGAGTGGTGCCGTCCTCCTCCGTGCGTCCGAGAGGAGACCCGAGTCTTCTGTTCGTCAATGCAGGAATGAACCAG TTTAAGCCAATTCTCCTGGGCTGTGTGGACCCCCGCAGTGAGATGGCATCATACAGGCGGGTGGTAAACAGTCAGAAGTGTGTCCGTGCCGGAGGCAAACACAATGACCTGGAGGATGTGGGGAAGGACATGTACCATCACACCTTCTTCGAGATGCTGGGGAACTGGTCGTTTGGTGATTACTTCAAG GTGGAAGCCTGTGCAATGGCCTGGCGTCTTTTAACGGAAGAGTACGGCATTCCTGCGGAGCGCTTGTACGTCTCGTACTTCTCTGGAGATCTGGCAAATGGTCTCCCTGCTGATGAGGAAACGCGGCAAATCTGGCTCAGCATAGG AGTGCAGCCGGATCACCTGTTGCCGTTTGGAATGAAGGATAATTTCTGGGAAATGGGGGAGACAGGTCCATGTGGCCCCTGCACGGAGATTCACTATGATCATGTTGGGAATCGGAACGCCGCCTCGCTGGTCAATGCAGACAGTCCGGATGTGGTGGAAATCTGGAATCTAGTTTTTATGCAGTATAACAG GGAGGGCAGTGGTAGCCTGCGAGCTCTGCCCCAGTGCAGCGTGGACACTGGGATGGGTTTAGAGCGACTGGTGACCGTACTGCAGGGAAAGCGCTCCAACTATGACACAGATCTTTTCACACCTCTGTTGTCCGCCATCCACCAG TGCTCTAAGGCTCCTGCATATCAGGGCAAGGCTGGAGAGGCCGATGCGGGTCAGGTAGACATGGCCTATCGGGTCGTGGCGGACCATATTCGCACAATCTGCGTGTGTATCGCTGATGGCGTTTATCCAGGCATGACAGGCGCtga ACTGGTGTTAAGACGTATCTTGAGACGTGCCGTAAGGTTTTCTACAGAAGTGCTGCAAGCCCCTGAGGGTGCGCTGGCAAGCCTGGTGCCTACTGTCGCTCATATACTG GGTGATGCCTATCCTGAGCTGAAAACAGAGTCTCAGAGG ATCATGGATCTCATTAATCAAAATGAAGCCCAGTTTCTGTCCTCGCTGAAGCAGGGCAGGAGGGTGATTGACAGGACTCTCAGCAATATGGATGAAGACTCAGCTGTTTTTCCAG CCTCGGTTGCCTGGTCGCTACATCGTAACCTAGGCTTCCCTCTCGATCTCATTGACCTGATGCTGGAGGAGAGGGGCAAGATGGTTGATAAAAAAGAAATAGAGGTGCTTGAAGATGAATATGAGAAG ttGAGGTTTCAGTCAGAGGAGGATGATGGAGATAGGGTGGACCAGCTGGATCTTCATAGTCTGGCGGAGCTACAAAGCCGAGGAGTTCCTCACACTGATGACTCGCTGAAATACTGTTACAGTCTGGGGTCTGATGGACAGTATG ATTTTGAGCCTTGCAGAGCATCAGTCCTGGCACTCTACCATGAGGGGTCTTTGGTTTCAGAGGTGCGTGAAGGTCAGCGCTGTGGTGTGATTCTGGACCGGACCTGCTTTTATGCAGAGCAGGGCGGACAGGCGCACGACCAGGGTTACTTCACCAAGGATGGATTACAG GATGTGCTGTTCCCTGTGAATTGTGTCCGTCTGGCTGGGGGTTACGTGGTACATCAAGTCACGGCAGCAGAGACTTTGAGAACTGGAGACCAAGTGCATCTTCATGTGGATGAG GCTCAGCGTCTGGGCTGCATGGTTAAGCACACTGCCACACATGTCCTAAACTTCGCCCTGCGAGAGCTGCTAGGACCCTCTGTTAGCCAGCGAGGGTCTCACTGCACTGCCAGTCGCCTCCGCTTTGACTTCAGTGTGAAG GGCTCCCTGAGTGTATCTGAGCTACAGCAAGTTGAGGGGTTGGTCCAGAACATCATCCGTCAAAATGCAGAGGTGCACATAGAGGAGGTCCCTCTGTCCAGAGCTAAACAGATTCCAGGTCTGAGAACTGTAGATGAG GTGTATCCAGATCCAGTGCGAGTGGTATCTGTGGCTGTACCTATTTCGGATCTGCTTACCTCAAACACCGGCGGGCAATCTTCAGTGGAGCTTTGCTGTGGCAC GCATTTATTAAGGACGGGAGCAATTGGAGACTTCGTCATTGTGTCTGAGCGACAGATGGTGAAAGGCATTAGCCGTATCATTGCTGTTACTGGAGATGAAGCCAAAAAG GCTCGTGAGGCGGGCCAAGCCATGGAGGAGGAGTTGGAGTCTTTGGCAGTACGGGTAGGAGTTCCAAGCGTCCCATCTATTCCAGCAGCTCAGAGGCTCTCCAAAGAGATTGGCCTCCTTATGAAT GTGGTTGATAACACCCCTATACCACAGTGGCACAGAAGAGGGTTGCAGACTCGCCTGAAAGCGATGCAGAAGAGTAGCAACACCGCCATCAGAAAATTGGAGATCAATGAG GCTAACTTGAAAGCCAAAGAGCTGCTGAACAAACACTCCAATAAAACTGTGCTGGTGGACTTGATCCAGACGGACTCGATGTCG GTGCTGATGAAGACTGTGCTCAAGCTGAGCAAGAGCACTCCAGATTCCCTGGTCATGTTGTTTTCTCAACTGCAGCTATCAGGGAAGCTGATTTTTGCCTGTCAAGTACCCAAG GGCTCCACTGGTGGTTCAGCGATCGAATGGGCTCTTCATGTTTGCACACGCTTGGGTGGAAACGCAGATGGCTCAAACGAGGTTGCTAAAGGTGTGGGAAATCCAGCCAAAGATGCAGATGTTACAGAGATCCTGCAGTGGGCTGAAGAATTTGCTCACAACAAAATCAGAAATGCATCCTGA